One genomic region from Maridesulfovibrio ferrireducens encodes:
- a CDS encoding tetratricopeptide repeat protein — MCSFSNAWKLNREGMAACNEGDFEKAEDSLLEAIRLASCKSRKIHRATMFNNLSVIYQMSGRINDAVQAYSSAISYLNPEHKGQAALIARMKGKLESLKDIAA; from the coding sequence ATGTGTAGTTTCAGCAATGCTTGGAAATTGAACAGGGAAGGAATGGCCGCTTGTAATGAAGGAGATTTTGAAAAAGCTGAGGATAGTCTTCTAGAGGCTATCAGGTTGGCTTCATGTAAATCTCGTAAAATTCACCGGGCAACAATGTTTAACAATTTATCAGTAATATATCAGATGAGTGGTAGAATAAACGATGCCGTACAAGCTTATAGTTCTGCGATCAGTTACTTAAATCCAGAACATAAAGGTCAAGCCGCGTTGATTGCCAGAATGAAAGGTAAGCTTGAATCTCTGAAAGATATTGCAGCGTAA
- the tig gene encoding trigger factor, whose product MEFNIEETSPVERAVKVVVPAEEVGAALDATIALYKVQTPIKGFRKGKVPASVVQSKYKKQIVTEATTDLINYQINEILNGQSIVPVSKIDVDAAELVRGEDFNYTISFEIVPEFDTPVYLGLAVEEERAEVAESELKDVETRLLQNMATIAPIEDDRPAKDGELASVTFSAEMDGQPIPGVQADNFDLPIGEGHSLKEFEEYVKTLKSGESGQTDITFPDDFINAELAGKTATMKVTVHAIKERKMPELTDEIVKQIGGFESVDKMREIIKQSYTANRKQLCKSTALTKLISSIVKDLDFPLPPSLLADRTDRMVADVITRAERSGRSFESIGKSMEELRAEQATLAEESVRTEIFLLTVSNREELTVEPQEVEGALQQIAQQTRQDLNSVKSYYEENNLLMPLKDRLLADKAAEFIYENASVTEVEPETKGDK is encoded by the coding sequence ATGGAATTTAATATTGAAGAGACATCCCCGGTAGAAAGAGCTGTTAAAGTTGTTGTTCCAGCAGAAGAAGTTGGCGCAGCCCTTGATGCGACTATCGCTTTGTATAAAGTTCAGACACCTATTAAAGGATTCAGAAAGGGCAAGGTCCCTGCTTCTGTCGTTCAGTCTAAGTACAAAAAACAGATTGTAACCGAAGCAACAACTGATCTGATTAACTACCAGATCAATGAAATTCTTAATGGTCAGTCTATCGTGCCTGTTTCCAAAATTGATGTTGATGCAGCTGAACTTGTTAGAGGCGAAGACTTCAATTACACTATTTCATTTGAAATTGTTCCTGAATTTGATACCCCTGTATACCTTGGCCTTGCTGTTGAAGAAGAACGTGCTGAAGTTGCTGAAAGTGAACTGAAAGACGTTGAAACAAGACTTCTCCAGAATATGGCTACTATTGCACCTATCGAGGATGATCGTCCTGCAAAAGACGGCGAACTTGCTTCTGTCACTTTCTCTGCTGAAATGGACGGACAGCCTATTCCCGGTGTTCAGGCTGACAACTTCGACCTTCCCATCGGTGAAGGGCATTCTTTGAAAGAATTTGAAGAGTACGTAAAGACTCTTAAGTCCGGCGAATCCGGACAGACTGATATTACTTTCCCTGATGATTTCATCAACGCTGAATTGGCAGGTAAGACAGCAACTATGAAAGTTACTGTTCATGCAATTAAAGAGCGTAAAATGCCTGAATTGACTGATGAGATTGTTAAGCAGATCGGCGGTTTTGAATCCGTTGATAAAATGCGTGAAATCATTAAACAGTCCTACACTGCTAACCGTAAACAGCTTTGCAAGAGCACCGCTCTGACCAAACTGATCAGTAGCATTGTTAAGGATCTTGACTTCCCGCTTCCTCCTTCTCTTCTTGCCGACCGCACAGACCGTATGGTTGCTGACGTTATTACCCGCGCTGAACGTTCAGGACGCAGCTTTGAATCTATTGGTAAGAGCATGGAAGAACTTCGCGCAGAACAGGCTACTCTTGCAGAAGAAAGTGTCCGCACTGAAATCTTCCTTCTTACTGTTTCCAACCGTGAAGAACTCACCGTTGAACCTCAGGAAGTTGAGGGAGCTCTTCAGCAGATCGCTCAGCAGACACGTCAGGACTTAAATTCTGTCAAGTCTTACTATGAAGAAAACAATCTTCTTATGCCTCTGAAAGATAGACTTCTTGCTGATAAAGCTGCTGAGTTCATCTACGAAAATGCAAGTGTTACTGAAGTAGAGCCTGAAACAAAGGGTGACAAGTAA
- the clpP gene encoding ATP-dependent Clp endopeptidase proteolytic subunit ClpP, whose product MSGTIPIVIETTGRSERAYDIYSRLLKDRIIVLGSAIDDHVASVICAQLLFLESEDPEKEIYMYINSPGGSVTAGLAIYDTMQYISAPVATLCMGQAASMGAFLLCAGEKGSRYSLPNSRILIHQPLGGAQGQATDIEIQAKEILRLKANLNAIMAENTGKSLDEIQKDTDRDFFMSAEEAIEYGLIDKVLTSRGKLEAKEG is encoded by the coding sequence ATGTCTGGAACTATACCTATTGTTATTGAAACTACCGGACGCTCTGAACGCGCTTACGATATTTACTCACGCCTTCTAAAAGATCGAATTATAGTACTTGGAAGCGCGATTGATGATCATGTTGCAAGTGTTATTTGCGCACAGTTACTTTTTCTGGAATCGGAAGATCCTGAAAAAGAAATTTATATGTACATCAATTCCCCCGGCGGGTCCGTAACTGCCGGTTTGGCAATTTATGATACCATGCAATACATTTCAGCACCTGTGGCAACCCTTTGTATGGGCCAGGCTGCAAGCATGGGCGCATTTCTTTTATGTGCCGGAGAGAAAGGAAGCCGCTATTCTCTGCCGAACAGTCGTATCCTTATTCATCAGCCTTTGGGCGGTGCACAGGGACAGGCTACTGATATTGAAATTCAGGCGAAAGAGATTCTTAGACTAAAGGCGAACCTGAATGCCATCATGGCTGAGAACACAGGAAAGAGCCTTGATGAAATTCAGAAAGATACGGATCGCGACTTTTTCATGTCAGCCGAAGAGGCCATTGAGTATGGTCTTATTGATAAAGTTCTAACTTCGCGTGGCAAACTTGAAGCCAAGGAAGGTTAA